In Persephonella sp. IF05-L8, the following are encoded in one genomic region:
- the mqnE gene encoding aminofutalosine synthase MqnE, whose protein sequence is MDIDRALSLATDKELFPIIDKVLSDKRLSFEDGVKLFKTNDLLTLGVLANYKTEKLNGKYAYFVINRQINPTNICALDCSFCAFATMDKNDPKAYEMSYEEILSKARYAVENGASEVHIVGGLHPDWSFDVYLNMVSLLKKNFPQLHIKAFTAVEIDYFSRISGLSYEEVLEKLKEAGLGSLPGGGAEVFSPRVRRIIAPTKIGWKKYLEIHKIAHRLGLHSTTTMLYGHVETVEERVDHMIKIREAQDETGGFTCFIPLAYQPENNELNITDHTHGVDDLKTIAVSRLMLDNVPHIKAYWVMIGEKIAQVALNFGADDMDGTVMEEKIAHFAGAKSPTQQQKEKLIRLIKEAGKIPVERDTLYNHIKVYN, encoded by the coding sequence ATGGATATAGATAGGGCTTTATCCCTTGCCACAGATAAAGAGTTATTTCCAATTATAGATAAGGTTCTCTCAGATAAAAGGCTTTCCTTTGAAGATGGGGTAAAGCTATTTAAAACAAATGACCTGTTAACACTTGGAGTTCTGGCAAACTATAAAACAGAGAAGCTAAATGGAAAATATGCATATTTTGTGATTAACAGACAGATAAACCCTACAAATATATGTGCCCTTGATTGTAGTTTCTGTGCATTTGCCACAATGGACAAAAATGACCCTAAAGCTTATGAAATGAGTTATGAAGAAATCCTGTCTAAAGCAAGATATGCTGTGGAAAATGGTGCCTCTGAGGTTCATATTGTTGGTGGACTTCATCCTGACTGGAGTTTTGATGTTTATCTGAATATGGTTTCTTTGCTGAAAAAAAATTTCCCACAACTTCATATAAAGGCTTTCACTGCTGTTGAGATAGATTATTTCTCAAGGATTTCTGGTCTCAGTTATGAAGAGGTGCTGGAAAAATTAAAAGAAGCCGGTTTAGGCAGTCTTCCCGGTGGTGGTGCAGAAGTTTTCTCACCAAGGGTTAGAAGAATTATTGCTCCAACCAAAATAGGCTGGAAAAAATACCTTGAAATACACAAAATTGCCCACAGACTTGGTCTTCATTCAACAACAACGATGCTTTACGGACATGTGGAAACAGTAGAGGAAAGGGTTGACCACATGATTAAGATAAGAGAGGCTCAGGATGAAACCGGAGGATTTACCTGTTTTATTCCACTGGCTTATCAACCTGAAAATAATGAACTGAATATAACAGACCATACCCACGGGGTTGACGACCTTAAAACCATAGCCGTTTCCAGATTAATGCTGGATAATGTTCCACATATCAAAGCATACTGGGTAATGATTGGAGAAAAGATTGCACAGGTTGCCCTTAATTTCGGTGCAGATGATATGGATGGAACGGTTATGGAGGAGAAAATCGCCCACTTTGCAGGGGCAAAATCACCGACACAGCAGCAGAAGGAAAAACTTATCAGATTAATTAAAGAAGCAGGAAAAATACCTGTTGAAAGGGATACACTTTATAATCACATAAAAGTTTATAATTAG
- a CDS encoding response regulator, translated as MRILLLDEDKATYEVLNEVAQLSGSEIIHITSMEEAKEFVKQNTDIDGIVAEQRLKGRPTWEIINYMKDEHLKLIPFIILSEKLTPDEREFYEHLGVAAILEKPFNPLEVFTEILEHLKETKGEEYIKERLEEEEVDKNALSKIVEKLISFLKSLFKRK; from the coding sequence ATGAGGATATTACTACTTGACGAAGACAAAGCAACATACGAAGTTTTAAATGAGGTTGCCCAGCTTAGCGGCTCTGAAATTATACATATAACCTCAATGGAAGAGGCTAAAGAGTTTGTAAAACAGAACACCGACATAGATGGGATAGTTGCAGAACAAAGACTAAAAGGCAGACCCACATGGGAAATAATTAACTATATGAAAGACGAACACCTTAAACTTATTCCATTTATTATCTTAAGTGAAAAACTAACCCCAGATGAAAGGGAATTTTATGAACATCTGGGGGTTGCAGCCATTTTAGAAAAACCATTTAATCCCCTGGAAGTTTTTACAGAAATTCTTGAACACCTCAAAGAAACTAAGGGAGAAGAATATATAAAAGAAAGACTTGAAGAAGAAGAAGTTGATAAAAATGCTCTTTCAAAAATAGTAGAAAAACTTATTTCTTTCTTAAAATCATTATTTAAAAGGAAATAA
- a CDS encoding GGDEF domain-containing protein: MAENKIHCKFYEKLKNSNKLDHEDIKLLMNIVRKELSFLIKHNIPPVPKNYEKWFYIFCALAESQKELDDLEIIGIYKDTYDDDYKKVDTSSEEGISENIANKLRDVAEKFDETLKEVINNIDSYQDRLDSHADKLEQTKEKATLENINEAVMEILDELKQLRAENAKLKSELKAYHSEVVSLKEELSVAKKEATIDFLTGLVNRRRFERALEDAIKDRKKRGYPSSLIFVDVDNFKQINDKYGHINGDLVLKELASIFRFYLRANTVIGRLGGEEFAILLPGTEIDDAVKVAERLRKIIENREIKINHDESKKIKITASFGVTEIKPDDTIEIVLNRADEAMYEAKKSGKNQVKVK; this comes from the coding sequence ATGGCTGAAAATAAAATACACTGCAAATTCTACGAAAAACTTAAAAATAGCAATAAGCTTGACCATGAAGATATAAAACTTTTAATGAATATTGTTAGAAAGGAACTTAGTTTTCTTATAAAACATAATATACCTCCAGTTCCTAAAAATTATGAAAAATGGTTTTATATCTTTTGTGCTTTAGCAGAAAGTCAAAAAGAGTTAGATGATTTAGAAATCATAGGTATTTATAAAGATACTTATGATGATGATTATAAAAAAGTAGATACATCATCTGAAGAAGGAATATCCGAAAATATAGCCAATAAGCTGAGAGATGTTGCTGAAAAATTTGATGAAACACTCAAAGAAGTTATAAATAACATAGATAGTTATCAGGATAGACTTGATTCCCATGCTGATAAGTTAGAACAGACAAAAGAAAAAGCAACCCTTGAAAATATTAACGAAGCTGTAATGGAAATCCTTGATGAACTGAAGCAGCTTCGTGCAGAAAATGCCAAACTAAAAAGTGAGCTTAAAGCCTACCATTCAGAAGTAGTTTCTCTTAAGGAAGAACTTTCCGTAGCTAAAAAGGAAGCAACTATTGACTTTCTTACGGGACTTGTTAATAGGAGAAGGTTTGAAAGAGCCCTTGAGGATGCAATAAAAGACCGAAAAAAGAGAGGTTATCCTTCTTCTCTAATATTTGTAGATGTTGACAATTTTAAACAGATAAATGATAAATATGGCCATATTAATGGAGATTTGGTTTTAAAAGAACTGGCAAGTATTTTTAGATTTTACCTCAGAGCAAATACAGTTATAGGTAGATTGGGAGGTGAGGAGTTTGCAATTCTCCTTCCAGGAACAGAGATAGATGATGCAGTTAAAGTTGCAGAAAGACTAAGAAAAATAATAGAAAACAGAGAAATAAAAATAAATCATGATGAATCGAAGAAAATAAAAATTACTGCCAGTTTTGGTGTAACAGAGATAAAACCAGATGATACAATAGAGATTGTATTAAATAGAGCAGATGAAGCAATGTATGAGGCTAAAAAATCAGGTAAAAATCAAGTTAAAGTAAAATGA
- a CDS encoding peptidase U32 family protein — MNKPEILAPVGHYEGLAAVIKAGADAIYMGVGKINQRALKSNFTIEDVKEIRKITQDAGVRQYIVLNSIVFEDDLPYINETLEQLKEIGVDAVIGWDMAVLSKSIELGIETHLSTMASVSNSQAAKFYEKMGIKRVVPAREVKLEGLLDIKNKTNLEVEIFIHGAMCMAVSGRCFLSHDVFEKSGNRGECYQVCRHEFDVKIVSKNTGTEFYLGSDYVLSARDLVTINFVDKLMWADSWKIEGRNKNADYAYMVTSAYREARDRILNGEWHTKGWKDLWDRLERVYHREWDSGFYFGEGLFGMNKSIAKEKKLFAGEVIKFYPKISVAEVKIIDNPIKVGDTIHIIGKKTGVVRQQVKSMQIDGKNITETKRGDLIGLKTEDRVRPGDKVYLIKEIDTTDNNFEGNLLTSRG; from the coding sequence TTGAATAAACCTGAAATACTTGCTCCAGTAGGACATTATGAGGGATTAGCAGCAGTTATAAAAGCTGGAGCAGATGCCATATATATGGGTGTAGGAAAAATCAACCAACGGGCTTTAAAGTCTAACTTTACTATTGAGGATGTAAAAGAAATCAGGAAAATAACTCAGGACGCAGGGGTAAGACAATACATTGTCTTAAACTCCATTGTGTTTGAGGATGACCTGCCATACATAAATGAAACCCTTGAACAGCTGAAAGAAATAGGCGTTGACGCTGTTATCGGATGGGATATGGCAGTTCTGTCAAAATCTATAGAGTTGGGAATTGAAACTCATCTTTCTACAATGGCGTCGGTATCAAACTCACAAGCAGCAAAATTTTATGAAAAGATGGGAATAAAAAGGGTAGTTCCTGCCAGAGAAGTAAAACTTGAGGGATTACTGGATATAAAGAATAAAACAAATCTTGAAGTAGAAATATTTATCCACGGTGCAATGTGTATGGCTGTTTCAGGTAGATGTTTCCTGTCCCATGATGTATTTGAAAAATCAGGAAACAGAGGAGAGTGCTACCAGGTTTGCAGACATGAATTTGATGTAAAAATCGTATCTAAAAATACAGGAACAGAGTTCTATCTGGGGTCTGATTATGTTTTATCTGCCAGAGACTTAGTAACAATAAACTTTGTTGACAAACTAATGTGGGCAGACAGCTGGAAGATAGAAGGAAGAAACAAAAATGCAGATTATGCCTATATGGTAACTTCAGCATATAGAGAGGCAAGGGATAGAATACTAAATGGAGAATGGCACACAAAAGGATGGAAAGACCTTTGGGATAGACTTGAAAGGGTTTACCACAGAGAATGGGATAGCGGTTTTTACTTTGGAGAAGGTCTGTTTGGTATGAACAAATCTATAGCCAAAGAAAAGAAATTATTTGCAGGGGAAGTTATAAAGTTTTATCCAAAAATTAGTGTAGCCGAAGTAAAAATAATAGATAATCCCATAAAAGTAGGAGATACCATCCATATAATAGGCAAAAAAACTGGGGTTGTCAGACAACAAGTAAAATCAATGCAGATAGATGGAAAAAATATAACCGAGACAAAAAGAGGAGACCTTATAGGCTTAAAAACAGAAGATAGAGTAAGGCCAGGTGATAAAGTCTATCTAATAAAAGAAATTGATACAACCGATAATAATTTTGAAGGAAATTTATTAACTTCAAGAGGATAA
- a CDS encoding metallophosphoesterase, which yields MDRPVGIETDKEVVIIGDIHGCLIEFQEMVSKIHSRYGEDTIIVSVGDTVDRGDYNVETLEYCFELQKTGRFIEIQSNHNLKLYRWFKGRKVNISSGMKKTIDQIIQIPQKKQEELKEKYIRYYESLPLYLIINGSVVVAHAGIKDEMIGKVNRKIKDFVIFGETTGRYTEKGFPERLDWTKNRKVDKYSPIIVYGHVVFEKPYINNKAYGIDTGCVLGNMLTAYNPFRDEFLFVKAKKQYFSFD from the coding sequence ATGGATAGACCTGTGGGAATAGAAACAGACAAGGAAGTTGTGATTATCGGTGATATTCATGGTTGTCTGATTGAGTTTCAAGAAATGGTTTCCAAAATCCACAGCAGATATGGGGAAGATACAATTATTGTGTCTGTAGGGGATACAGTTGATAGGGGAGATTATAATGTTGAAACCCTTGAATACTGCTTTGAACTTCAAAAAACAGGCAGATTTATAGAAATCCAGAGTAATCATAATCTAAAGCTATATAGATGGTTTAAAGGAAGAAAAGTCAACATCAGTTCAGGAATGAAAAAAACCATTGACCAGATTATACAGATACCTCAAAAAAAGCAGGAAGAGTTAAAAGAGAAATATATCCGTTATTATGAAAGCCTTCCTCTCTATCTAATTATAAATGGCAGTGTTGTCGTAGCCCATGCAGGAATAAAAGATGAGATGATTGGAAAAGTAAACAGAAAGATAAAGGATTTTGTTATTTTTGGAGAAACAACAGGCAGATACACAGAAAAAGGTTTTCCAGAAAGATTGGACTGGACAAAAAACAGAAAGGTTGATAAATACTCTCCAATCATTGTTTATGGCCATGTGGTTTTTGAAAAACCTTACATAAATAATAAAGCTTACGGGATTGATACTGGTTGTGTTCTTGGTAATATGCTAACTGCTTACAATCCGTTCAGGGATGAGTTTTTATTTGTAAAGGCAAAAAAGCAGTATTTTTCCTTTGATTGA
- the cimA gene encoding citramalate synthase codes for MEKKVFIYDTTLRDGTQAEGVSVSVEDKLRITEKLDNFGIHYIEGGWPGSNPKDDEYFKKVKKLHLKNSKIAAFGSTRRAYLRVEEDPLIQNLIKAETPVITIFGKAWDLHVIEALKTTLDNNLEMVYDTVQYLKKNTDEVVFIGEHFFDGYKSNPDYAYAVMKTAQEAGADFLVLADTNGGTLPNEIEKIIKELKEKGLDGKLGIHAHNDSDTAVWNSIVAVLNGAVQVHGTINGFGERCGNANLCSIIPNLTLKLGYETIPQENIKKLKEVSNFVADIVNLPVPKNMPYVGDSAFAHKGGVHASAVLKNPKLYEHINPEAVGNSRKILVSDLAGKSNIIYKAKELGIEIDEKDPRIAELVQEIKRLENYGYHFEAAEASLELLIRKHLGLLKNYFDLDAYRVLIARRYTDKEPVSEATVRIKIDNHYQHTASLGYGPVNALDRALKKALVDIYPSLAEVELIDYKVRIVNESAGTAAKIRVLVESRDKEKKWGTVGVSDNVIEASWQAVVDSFIYKLVKDGV; via the coding sequence ATGGAAAAAAAGGTTTTTATCTATGATACAACTTTAAGGGACGGAACACAGGCTGAAGGGGTCAGTGTTTCGGTAGAAGACAAACTGAGAATTACCGAGAAGTTAGACAATTTTGGCATCCATTACATAGAAGGTGGCTGGCCAGGTTCAAATCCAAAGGATGATGAGTATTTCAAAAAGGTTAAAAAGCTCCATCTAAAAAACTCAAAAATAGCAGCCTTTGGCTCAACAAGAAGGGCTTATCTCAGGGTAGAGGAAGACCCCCTTATCCAGAACCTGATAAAAGCAGAAACACCTGTGATAACAATTTTCGGAAAAGCATGGGATTTGCATGTTATTGAAGCCCTTAAAACCACTTTAGACAATAATCTTGAGATGGTTTATGACACCGTCCAGTATCTCAAGAAAAACACCGATGAGGTTGTTTTCATTGGGGAACACTTTTTTGATGGGTATAAATCAAATCCTGATTATGCTTACGCCGTTATGAAAACTGCACAGGAAGCAGGTGCAGATTTTCTTGTTCTTGCAGACACAAATGGCGGAACCCTCCCAAATGAGATAGAAAAAATAATAAAAGAGCTTAAAGAAAAAGGATTAGACGGAAAGCTTGGAATACACGCCCACAACGACAGCGACACAGCAGTATGGAACTCTATAGTTGCCGTTTTAAACGGAGCTGTTCAGGTTCATGGAACAATAAACGGCTTTGGGGAAAGATGCGGAAACGCAAATCTCTGCTCTATTATTCCAAACCTTACCCTGAAACTTGGGTATGAAACAATCCCACAGGAAAATATCAAAAAGCTAAAAGAGGTTTCTAACTTTGTTGCAGATATTGTTAATCTTCCTGTTCCTAAAAATATGCCTTATGTTGGAGATAGTGCATTTGCCCATAAAGGTGGAGTTCACGCATCAGCAGTCCTTAAAAATCCAAAACTTTATGAGCATATCAACCCTGAAGCCGTTGGAAACAGTAGAAAAATCCTTGTATCTGACCTTGCAGGAAAATCAAATATTATTTATAAAGCAAAAGAATTGGGTATAGAGATAGACGAAAAAGACCCAAGAATTGCAGAACTTGTTCAGGAAATAAAAAGACTGGAAAATTATGGATACCATTTTGAAGCAGCTGAAGCTTCTCTGGAGCTACTTATAAGAAAACATCTTGGACTGCTTAAAAATTACTTTGACCTTGATGCTTACAGGGTTCTGATTGCCAGAAGATACACAGATAAAGAGCCTGTATCAGAAGCAACAGTAAGAATAAAAATAGATAACCATTACCAGCATACAGCATCGCTGGGATATGGTCCTGTTAATGCCCTTGACAGAGCATTAAAAAAAGCCCTTGTTGATATATATCCATCCCTTGCAGAAGTTGAATTGATAGATTACAAAGTTCGTATAGTCAATGAAAGTGCAGGAACAGCTGCAAAAATAAGGGTTCTTGTGGAAAGTAGAGACAAAGAGAAAAAATGGGGAACAGTGGGAGTATCAGATAACGTTATAGAAGCCTCATGGCAGGCAGTTGTTGATAGTTTTATATACAAATTGGTAAAGGATGGTGTCTAA
- the hisF gene encoding imidazole glycerol phosphate synthase subunit HisF gives MLAKRIIPCLDVNKGRVVKGVNFVNLIDAGDPVEAAQAYDEAGADELVFLDITASAEDRDIILDVVKATAETVFMPLTVGGGVRTLEDIRKLLESGADKVSINTAAVKEPILVEEAAKRFGSSTIVVAIDAKQIGKNKWEVYIHGGRTATGIDAVEWAKAVEDLGAGEILLTSMDKDGTKSGYDIKLTRAISEAVSIPVIASGGAGKKEHFYEAFAEGKADAALAASLFHFKELTIQEVKEYLKERNIPVRL, from the coding sequence ATGCTGGCAAAAAGAATTATACCCTGCCTTGATGTAAATAAAGGAAGAGTAGTTAAAGGGGTTAACTTTGTTAATCTTATAGATGCAGGCGACCCTGTGGAAGCTGCACAGGCCTATGATGAAGCAGGAGCTGATGAGTTGGTTTTTCTGGATATAACAGCATCGGCAGAGGATAGGGACATAATACTTGATGTTGTTAAAGCAACTGCAGAAACAGTATTCATGCCTTTAACTGTCGGCGGTGGTGTGAGGACACTTGAAGATATAAGAAAACTACTTGAAAGTGGAGCAGATAAGGTTTCTATAAATACAGCAGCAGTGAAAGAACCTATTTTGGTAGAAGAAGCAGCAAAAAGATTTGGCTCATCAACAATTGTTGTTGCCATAGATGCAAAACAGATTGGAAAAAATAAATGGGAAGTTTATATACACGGAGGAAGAACAGCCACAGGAATAGATGCAGTTGAATGGGCAAAAGCAGTTGAAGACCTTGGAGCAGGAGAAATATTACTAACATCCATGGATAAAGACGGAACCAAAAGTGGTTATGATATAAAACTAACCAGAGCAATCAGCGAAGCAGTTTCAATTCCTGTTATAGCCTCAGGTGGAGCAGGCAAAAAAGAGCATTTTTATGAAGCATTTGCAGAAGGAAAAGCAGATGCAGCACTGGCAGCATCACTTTTTCATTTTAAAGAGCTTACCATTCAGGAAGTCAAAGAATATCTTAAGGAAAGAAATATTCCCGTTAGACTGTAA
- a CDS encoding MqnA/MqnD/SBP family protein, with protein MKLEKRVIRVAHSPDSDDAFMFYAINHKKIDTKGYEFVDVLSDIETLNRKALEGEYEVSAISIHAFPYVADKYALLSSGASMGDNYGPMIVAKEKFDPSELKNKKIAVPGTLTSAFLALELFLGTSDFDYEVIPFDQIIKAVKEGKVDAGLIIHEGQLTYADEGLECVVDLGKWWYEKTGGLPLPLGGNVIRKDLGEETMKEISEILRESIKYSLEHREEAVEYALKFARDMSKEKADKFIGMYVNDLTVDYGERGKKAIELFLKEAYEKGFIDKLPEIKFV; from the coding sequence ATAAAGTTGGAAAAAAGAGTTATTAGAGTTGCACACAGCCCTGATTCAGACGACGCATTTATGTTTTATGCAATTAACCACAAAAAAATTGATACAAAAGGTTATGAGTTTGTTGATGTTCTTTCAGACATTGAAACATTAAACAGAAAAGCCCTTGAAGGAGAATATGAAGTTTCAGCTATTTCCATACATGCATTTCCCTATGTTGCAGACAAGTATGCTCTCCTTTCCAGCGGAGCAAGTATGGGGGACAACTATGGTCCAATGATTGTGGCAAAGGAAAAATTTGACCCATCAGAGCTAAAAAACAAAAAAATCGCAGTTCCAGGAACATTAACATCGGCATTTCTGGCACTGGAATTATTCCTTGGAACATCTGATTTTGATTACGAAGTAATACCATTTGACCAGATTATAAAAGCTGTCAAAGAAGGAAAAGTGGATGCAGGTCTTATTATCCATGAAGGACAGCTGACCTATGCAGATGAAGGTCTTGAGTGTGTTGTTGACCTTGGAAAATGGTGGTATGAAAAAACTGGTGGTCTTCCACTTCCATTAGGTGGAAACGTTATTCGCAAAGATTTAGGCGAAGAAACAATGAAAGAAATCTCTGAAATTCTCAGGGAAAGCATCAAATATTCACTTGAACATAGAGAAGAAGCTGTAGAATATGCACTAAAATTCGCAAGGGATATGTCAAAGGAAAAAGCAGACAAATTCATTGGAATGTATGTTAATGACCTTACAGTTGATTATGGAGAAAGAGGTAAAAAGGCAATTGAATTATTCTTGAAAGAAGCTTATGAAAAAGGATTTATTGATAAACTTCCTGAAATAAAATTTGTATAA
- a CDS encoding toprim domain-containing protein — protein MEFASLKDWLERLKAFSEKEKTVVLVEGKKDKQKLEKFGISHIYSIKGKKFYDILEELENEDLVIILTDLDKQGEKISSKISSMFQREGIPVDLEFREYLKNFDIKHIEDIPVNLEEKIDAGKKNYTLP, from the coding sequence ATGGAATTCGCCTCTCTAAAAGACTGGCTTGAGAGATTAAAGGCGTTTTCAGAAAAAGAAAAGACAGTTGTTTTAGTGGAAGGTAAAAAGGACAAGCAGAAATTAGAAAAATTTGGTATTAGCCATATATACTCCATAAAAGGAAAAAAGTTCTACGATATTCTGGAAGAGTTAGAAAATGAAGACCTTGTTATAATCCTCACAGACCTTGATAAACAGGGAGAAAAGATATCCTCAAAAATATCCAGTATGTTCCAGAGAGAAGGAATTCCTGTAGATTTAGAATTTAGAGAATATCTAAAAAATTTTGATATAAAACATATAGAAGATATACCTGTGAATTTAGAGGAGAAAATAGATGCTGGCAAAAAGAATTATACCCTGCCTTGA
- the trpC gene encoding indole-3-glycerol phosphate synthase TrpC → MNILDKIIQTKKEELLNYTPDYIEFLEKKAVGRDKVRDFKAALIRDEINIIAEIKKASPSKGVIREDFDPVKIARIYEENGAAAISVLTDKTYFQGDIQYLKMARKVTTIPLLRKDFIIDKRQILEAYVYGADSFLLIARVLSEKEMEELIKYGREFGMEPLVEIHSFEEGAKSINAGATIIGINNRDLETFKVDINLSKELAPELKSLGAHVVVAESGISSRKEILELKEHCVDAFLIGESLMREEDIGKKLRELLGK, encoded by the coding sequence TTGAACATTTTAGATAAGATAATTCAGACCAAAAAAGAAGAGCTACTTAATTATACCCCTGATTATATAGAATTTCTTGAAAAAAAAGCTGTCGGAAGGGACAAAGTAAGGGATTTTAAAGCTGCTTTAATTAGAGATGAGATAAACATTATTGCCGAGATAAAAAAGGCATCTCCATCAAAGGGAGTAATTAGAGAAGACTTTGACCCTGTCAAAATTGCAAGAATATATGAAGAAAACGGTGCTGCAGCAATATCTGTATTAACAGATAAAACCTATTTTCAGGGTGATATCCAGTATCTCAAGATGGCCAGAAAAGTTACCACAATACCACTGCTTAGAAAGGATTTTATAATTGACAAAAGACAGATTTTGGAGGCTTATGTTTATGGTGCCGATTCTTTTCTTCTAATAGCGAGAGTTTTATCTGAAAAAGAGATGGAAGAGTTAATAAAATACGGCAGAGAGTTTGGAATGGAACCCCTCGTGGAAATCCACAGTTTTGAAGAAGGGGCAAAATCTATCAATGCTGGGGCAACTATAATTGGAATAAACAACAGAGATTTAGAAACATTTAAGGTAGATATTAATCTGTCCAAGGAACTTGCTCCTGAACTCAAAAGTCTGGGGGCTCATGTTGTTGTTGCTGAAAGTGGTATATCCAGTAGAAAGGAAATTCTTGAGCTTAAAGAACACTGTGTTGATGCATTTTTAATCGGCGAATCATTGATGAGAGAGGAAGATATAGGGAAAAAACTCAGGGAGCTGCTGGGCAAATAA
- a CDS encoding RluA family pseudouridine synthase, whose product MKKVKVKESQALKDFVAQQLGISKKKAKELIDNKLVFVNNKRIWIASHQLQAGDIVELPVYQETKNWNIENSVIYEDPFIIAVNKPPFIESESKKGSVEDLLRALKKDHKIRAIHRLDRETSGVLLFAKNNKVFEKFKKLWQDKSVEKTYLAISVGEAPFKKKVINIPVEKKYAKSIVYTQKKSSGFTLFKIQIPTGRKHQIRIHLAKIGFSIVGDKTYGIKETTNPLLKNVKRQLLHAYTISFFHPFLKRKVLIKAKPFPDFENFGKITRLL is encoded by the coding sequence ATGAAAAAGGTTAAAGTAAAAGAAAGTCAGGCATTAAAGGATTTTGTTGCACAGCAGCTGGGTATTTCAAAGAAAAAAGCAAAAGAGCTAATAGACAACAAACTTGTGTTTGTGAACAACAAAAGAATATGGATAGCATCCCATCAGCTTCAGGCTGGAGATATTGTTGAACTTCCTGTTTATCAGGAAACAAAAAACTGGAATATTGAAAACTCAGTTATCTACGAAGACCCTTTTATAATTGCAGTAAATAAACCACCTTTCATAGAAAGTGAAAGTAAAAAAGGAAGTGTTGAGGATTTACTGAGAGCCTTAAAAAAAGACCATAAAATCAGGGCAATCCATAGACTTGATAGGGAAACTTCCGGTGTGCTTTTATTTGCAAAAAACAATAAGGTTTTTGAGAAATTTAAAAAGCTATGGCAGGACAAGTCCGTTGAAAAGACATATCTGGCAATATCAGTTGGAGAAGCACCTTTCAAGAAAAAAGTTATAAACATTCCTGTAGAGAAAAAATACGCAAAAAGTATTGTTTATACCCAGAAAAAATCTTCAGGATTTACTCTTTTTAAAATCCAGATACCTACAGGGAGAAAACACCAGATTAGAATACATCTTGCCAAAATAGGCTTTTCTATAGTTGGAGACAAAACTTACGGGATTAAAGAAACAACTAATCCCCTACTGAAAAATGTTAAAAGACAGCTTTTACATGCTTACACAATATCATTTTTCCATCCATTTTTAAAAAGAAAAGTGTTAATAAAAGCTAAACCTTTTCCAGACTTTGAAAACTTTGGAAAAATCACAAGGTTATTATAA